TTGAAATAAGCAGTAAAGCAGCAAATAATTATAAAATAATTGTTGCCGTTGGAGGAGACGGTTCTGTAAACGAAGTAAGCAGAGGATTGATAAATAGTGATACCGCACTTGCAATAATTCCTGCAGGTTCGGGAAACGGACTTGCAAGACATTTAAAAATTCCTTTAAAAATTATTGGTGCTATTAAAAATATTAATAATGGGACTTGTAAGGAAATTGACATTATTAAATTAAATGAGGAGTTTTTTGTTAATGTTGCAGGAGTTGGATTTGATGCACATATAAGTCATTTATTTGCTGAATATGGGAAAAGAGGCAGGATTTCATATATTAAATTGATTAATAAAGAATTTATTAATTATCAACCACAAAAATATTCGATTATTATTGATGAAAAAGAATATATACGTGAAGCTTTTCTCTTAAGTTTGGCAAATTCATCACAATTTGGAAATAATGCCCATATCAGTCCTATGGCTAAAGTTGATGATGGCTTGATTGATTTATGTATTCTTAAAAAATTCCCTTTTTATAAAACTCCTGACTTAGCACAAAAATTATTTTTCAAAACTATAGACAAAAGTAAATATATAGAGATTATAAAAACCAAAAAATTAATTATCAGAAATAAAGAATTATTAAAAGTTCATATTGATGGAGAACCAATCACTATTAAAGATGATTTGAATATTAATGTTTTGCAGGGAGCATTAAAAGTTATAGTTCCTTGTAATTGACTTAGTTTATTTATATAAATAAAAACGATTTAACCATGTCAGAAAAAATACCAACAAGAGAAGAAGCCTTTGAGCTTTTAAAAAAGTACAACCAAAGTCATAGTTTAATAAAACATGCACTAAGCGTTGAAGCTGTTATGCGTTATTTTGCA
The sequence above is drawn from the Bacteroidales bacterium genome and encodes:
- a CDS encoding diacylglycerol kinase family lipid kinase, which codes for MTNKILFIINPISGIGKQKSVEKNIKKYLDKNKYQSEIIYTKYAKHAIEISSKAANNYKIIVAVGGDGSVNEVSRGLINSDTALAIIPAGSGNGLARHLKIPLKIIGAIKNINNGTCKEIDIIKLNEEFFVNVAGVGFDAHISHLFAEYGKRGRISYIKLINKEFINYQPQKYSIIIDEKEYIREAFLLSLANSSQFGNNAHISPMAKVDDGLIDLCILKKFPFYKTPDLAQKLFFKTIDKSKYIEIIKTKKLIIRNKELLKVHIDGEPITIKDDLNINVLQGALKVIVPCN